The following proteins are encoded in a genomic region of Phalacrocorax carbo chromosome 2, bPhaCar2.1, whole genome shotgun sequence:
- the SOSTDC1 gene encoding sclerostin domain-containing protein 1 yields the protein MLLPAIHFYGFLLACIFAKSYSAFKNDATEILYSHVVKPAAASPSSNSTLNQARNGGRHYTSAGSDRNNRVQVGCRELRSTKYISDGQCTSINPLKELVCAGECLPLPLLPNWIGGGYGTKYWSRRSSQEWRCVNDKTRTQRIQLQCQDGSIRTYKITVVTACKCKRYTRQHNESSHNFEGTSQAKPIQHHKDRKRASKSSKHSTS from the exons ATGCTTCTCCCTGCCATTCACTTCTATGGCTTTCTCCTAGCTTGCATCTTCGCGAAAAGCTACTCGGCTTTCAAGAACGATGCCACAGAGATCCTTTATTCGCACGTCGTTAAACCTGCTGCAGCGAGCCCAAGCAGCAATAGCACGTTGAACCAAGCCAGGAACGGCGGCAGGCACTACACCAGCGCGGGATCCGACCGTAACA ATCGTGTTCAAGTTGGCTGTCGGGAGCTGAGATCCACCAAGTACATTTCAGATGGCCAGTGCACCAGCATCAATCCCCTGAAGGAGCTGGTGTGTGCTGGTGAATGTCTCCCTTTGCCACTGCTCCCCAACTGGATTGGAGGAGGTTACGGAACCAAGTACTGGAGCAGGCGGAGCTCGCAAGAGTGGAGATGTGTCAATGACAAAACTCGCACCCAGAGGATCCAGCTTCAGTGCCAGGATGGAAGTATAAGAACCTACAAAATAACTGTGGTCACGGCCTGCAAGTGCAAGCGATACACCAGGCAGCACAATGAGTCCAGCCACAACTTTGAGGGAACCTCTCAAGCAAAACCTATCCAGCATcacaaagacaggaaaagagcCAGTAAATCCAGCAAACATAGTACAAGTTAG